A genome region from Ottowia testudinis includes the following:
- the mog gene encoding molybdopterin adenylyltransferase codes for MNSPAPVTIGIVSISDRASQGAYEDKGLPALQDWLTRALKNPITFEPRLIPDEQATISRTLIELADAGCALVLTTGGTGPAVRDVTPEATLAVADKEMPGFGEQMRQISLAFVPTAILSRQVAVIRGQSLIINLPGQPKAIAETLEGLKDASGAQKVHGIFAAVPYCIDLIGGPYLETDDAACKAFRPKSAVRPVKP; via the coding sequence ATGAACTCACCCGCGCCCGTCACCATCGGCATCGTCTCCATCAGCGACCGCGCCTCGCAAGGCGCCTACGAAGACAAGGGCCTGCCCGCGCTGCAAGACTGGCTGACGCGCGCGCTGAAAAACCCGATCACCTTCGAGCCGCGCCTGATCCCCGACGAGCAAGCCACCATCAGCCGCACGCTGATCGAGCTGGCCGATGCCGGCTGCGCGCTGGTGCTGACCACCGGCGGCACCGGCCCCGCCGTGCGCGACGTCACGCCCGAAGCCACGCTGGCCGTGGCCGACAAGGAAATGCCCGGCTTTGGCGAGCAGATGCGCCAGATCAGCCTGGCCTTCGTGCCCACCGCCATCCTGAGCCGCCAGGTGGCGGTGATCCGCGGCCAAAGCCTCATCATCAACCTGCCTGGGCAGCCGAAAGCCATTGCCGAGACACTGGAGGGGCTAAAAGACGCCAGCGGCGCGCAGAAAGTACACGGCATCTTTGCCGCCGTGCCTTACTGCATCGACCTGATCGGCGGGCCGTATCTTGAAACGGACGACGCCGCATGTAAGGCGTTCAGGCCGAAAAGCGCGGTGCGGCCCGTCAAGCCTTGA
- the pmbA gene encoding metalloprotease PmbA, whose amino-acid sequence MQDTSKALPGFSYSRAFFEELVDTAMAHAKKLGASDVGAEASEGSGLSVSVRKGELETVERNRDKSLGVTVYLGQRRGNASTSDFSRAAIEQTVQAAYDIARFTAEDPVAGLPDEADIARPAEQRDLDLFHPWPITSAQAAEMALACEAAAFGVDKRITNSEGAGVSAQQSHFFSAHSHGFRGGYASSRHSLSVAPIAGKGSGMQRDHWYSSERNACDLAAPEAVGRYAAERALSRLKSRKVATRECPVLFESPLAAGLLGGFVQAVSGGALYRKTSFLADSLGKNVFPEHIDVVEDPFVAGGKGSSPFDEEGVRVKARKVVDGGQVEGYFLSTYSARKLGMKTTGNAGGSHNLTLSSRLTRAGDDLDEMLRKLGTGLFVIELMGQGVNYVTGDYSRGASGFWVENGRIAFPVQEITIAGNLRQMLAGIQAVGADAYTHGAKTVGSVLVDRMTLAGN is encoded by the coding sequence ATGCAAGACACCTCCAAAGCCCTGCCGGGCTTTTCTTATTCCCGCGCGTTTTTCGAAGAGCTGGTGGACACCGCCATGGCGCACGCCAAGAAGCTCGGTGCCAGCGATGTCGGCGCCGAGGCGTCCGAAGGCTCGGGCCTGAGCGTCAGCGTGCGCAAGGGCGAGCTGGAGACGGTGGAGCGCAATCGCGACAAGTCGCTGGGCGTGACGGTGTATCTGGGCCAGCGGCGCGGCAACGCCAGCACGTCGGATTTTTCGCGCGCGGCCATCGAGCAGACGGTGCAGGCGGCCTACGACATCGCCCGCTTCACCGCCGAAGACCCGGTGGCCGGTCTGCCGGACGAGGCCGATATCGCCCGCCCGGCCGAACAGCGCGACCTGGATCTGTTCCACCCCTGGCCCATCACCAGCGCGCAGGCGGCCGAGATGGCGCTGGCGTGCGAGGCGGCGGCGTTTGGCGTCGATAAGCGCATCACCAACAGCGAAGGCGCGGGCGTGTCGGCGCAGCAAAGCCATTTTTTCAGCGCGCATTCGCATGGCTTTCGTGGCGGCTATGCCAGCTCGCGCCACAGCCTTTCGGTGGCGCCGATTGCCGGCAAGGGCAGCGGCATGCAGCGCGACCATTGGTACAGCTCGGAGCGCAATGCGTGCGATCTGGCGGCGCCCGAGGCGGTGGGCCGCTACGCCGCCGAGCGCGCCTTGAGCCGTTTGAAAAGCCGCAAAGTCGCCACCCGCGAGTGCCCGGTGTTGTTCGAGTCGCCGCTGGCCGCTGGCCTGCTGGGCGGCTTTGTGCAGGCGGTGAGCGGCGGGGCGCTGTACCGCAAGACATCCTTTCTGGCCGATTCGCTGGGCAAGAACGTGTTTCCCGAACACATCGACGTGGTGGAAGACCCGTTCGTCGCTGGCGGCAAGGGATCGTCGCCGTTTGATGAGGAAGGCGTGCGGGTGAAGGCGCGCAAGGTGGTCGATGGGGGCCAAGTCGAGGGCTATTTCCTCAGCACCTATTCGGCGCGCAAGCTGGGCATGAAAACCACCGGCAACGCGGGCGGCTCGCACAACCTCACGCTGTCGTCGCGCCTGACGCGCGCCGGTGACGATCTGGACGAGATGCTGCGCAAGCTGGGCACTGGCCTGTTCGTGATCGAGCTGATGGGGCAGGGCGTCAACTACGTGACGGGCGACTATTCGCGCGGCGCCAGCGGTTTCTGGGTCGAGAACGGGCGCATCGCCTTTCCCGTGCAAGAGATCACCATCGCCGGCAACCTGCGCCAGATGCTGGCCGGTATCCAGGCCGTGGGCGCGGACGCGTACACCCATGGCGCCAAGACGGTGGGCTCGGTGCTGGTGGACCGGATGACGCTGGCGGGCAACTGA
- the yjgA gene encoding ribosome biogenesis factor YjgA, producing the protein MSRKPKKGYFVRGHFVAEGSELDLELKREMRGEGPSKTELKAQSAELQALGEQLLTLRGDLFEPLDLPSKLVDALDELKRITNFEGKRRQGQLVGKLMRQLESDRIDAIRAAFEVQRKGSAADTLRLHAAESWRDRLIAEDAAASAWVTQFPATDVQQLRALVRQARKDAPSPADARVAESTGQAPRQGRAYRELFQLVNSALAQAEAHPPEVQPIDAEDAGYTDDSRAG; encoded by the coding sequence ATGTCCCGCAAACCCAAGAAAGGCTATTTCGTGCGCGGCCACTTCGTCGCCGAAGGCAGCGAACTGGACCTGGAACTCAAGCGCGAAATGCGGGGCGAAGGCCCCAGCAAGACCGAGTTGAAGGCGCAAAGCGCCGAGTTGCAGGCGCTCGGCGAACAGTTGCTCACGCTGCGTGGCGACCTGTTCGAGCCGCTCGATCTGCCGTCCAAGCTGGTCGACGCGCTGGACGAGTTGAAGCGCATCACCAACTTCGAAGGCAAACGCCGCCAAGGCCAGCTGGTGGGCAAGCTCATGCGCCAGCTGGAAAGTGATCGGATCGACGCCATCCGCGCTGCCTTCGAGGTGCAACGCAAGGGCTCGGCCGCCGACACGCTGCGCCTGCACGCGGCCGAAAGCTGGCGCGACCGCCTGATTGCCGAAGACGCGGCGGCAAGCGCCTGGGTCACGCAGTTTCCCGCTACCGATGTACAGCAGTTGCGCGCCCTGGTGCGCCAGGCACGCAAAGACGCGCCCTCGCCCGCCGACGCCCGCGTGGCCGAATCCACCGGCCAGGCGCCGCGCCAGGGCCGGGCGTATCGCGAGCTGTTCCAGCTGGTGAACAGCGCGCTGGCGCAGGCCGAGGCGCACCCGCCCGAGGTGCAGCCCATCGACGCCGAAGACGCCGGCTACACCGACGACAGCCGCGCCGGCTGA
- a CDS encoding DUF6364 family protein produces MTNLTISLDEDTVRKARLRAIEEGTSVSAKVRDFLARYARGDNGDSAQALAGGVTLPVFDGRHGLAPGVNPLSNQSLLAAAEDDAV; encoded by the coding sequence ATGACCAATCTGACCATCTCGCTTGATGAAGACACCGTGCGCAAGGCACGCCTGCGCGCCATCGAGGAAGGCACCTCGGTTAGCGCCAAGGTGCGCGACTTTCTGGCGCGCTACGCCCGGGGCGACAACGGCGATAGCGCCCAAGCGTTGGCGGGCGGGGTCACACTGCCGGTGTTCGATGGCCGCCACGGCCTGGCGCCGGGGGTCAACCCCTTGAGCAACCAATCCCTGCTGGCCGCCGCCGAAGACGACGCGGTATGA
- a CDS encoding GatB/YqeY domain-containing protein: MSLKDQITEDMKTAMRAKDTERLGTIRLLQAAMKQKEVDERVTLDDAAVIAIVDKLIKQRKDSIEAFTKAARQDLVDIEAAEMKVLQAYLPARLSADEVAAEVQAIVAELGASGPGDMGKVMAAVKTRLAGKAEMGAVSAAVKAALAG, encoded by the coding sequence ATGAGCCTCAAAGACCAGATCACCGAAGACATGAAGACCGCCATGCGCGCCAAGGACACCGAGCGCCTGGGCACCATCCGCCTGCTGCAGGCGGCGATGAAGCAAAAAGAGGTGGACGAGCGCGTGACGCTGGACGATGCGGCGGTGATCGCCATCGTCGACAAGCTCATCAAGCAGCGCAAGGACAGCATCGAGGCTTTCACCAAAGCCGCACGGCAGGATCTGGTCGACATCGAGGCGGCCGAGATGAAGGTGCTGCAGGCGTATCTGCCCGCGCGCCTGTCGGCCGATGAAGTCGCCGCCGAGGTCCAGGCCATCGTGGCCGAGCTGGGCGCCAGCGGGCCCGGCGACATGGGCAAGGTGATGGCAGCCGTCAAGACGCGCCTGGCGGGCAAAGCCGAAATGGGCGCGGTCAGCGCGGCGGTGAAGGCGGCGCTGGCGGGGTGA
- the lysA gene encoding diaminopimelate decarboxylase, with product MNPFPDHLLASLARQHGTPLWVYDAATIRQRIAELRAFDTVRYAQKANSNLSILRLMRAHGVAVDAVSRGEIERALAAGYTADPLPGSTASGLVFTADLMDADTLATVVRHRVPVNAGSIDMLHQLGAASPGHAVWLRINPGFGHGHSNKTNTGGEHSKHGIWHSALGEALDAVRQHGLRLVGLHMHIGSGVDYGHLQQVCQAMVQLVAQAGAARLPDLHAISAGGGLSIPYQPGQPRIDTAHYFSLWDAARREVAALLGRPVTLEIEPGRYLVAESGVLLAEVRATKPAGSNHFTLVDAGFSDLMRPAMYGAHHGMHLIASAGTPPTPERPQRETVVAGPLCESGDVFTQAEGGVVLTRALPEARVGDLLVIHDAGAYGASMSSNYNTRPLAAEVLVDGGTARLIRRRQTVADLLALEAV from the coding sequence ATGAACCCTTTTCCCGACCACCTGCTCGCCTCTCTCGCCCGCCAGCACGGCACGCCGCTGTGGGTGTACGACGCCGCCACCATCCGCCAGCGCATCGCCGAATTGCGCGCCTTCGACACGGTGCGCTATGCGCAAAAGGCCAATTCCAACCTGAGCATCCTGCGCCTGATGCGCGCGCACGGCGTGGCGGTCGATGCCGTCTCGCGCGGCGAAATCGAGCGCGCGCTGGCGGCGGGCTACACCGCCGATCCGCTGCCCGGCTCCACAGCCAGCGGCCTGGTCTTCACGGCCGACCTGATGGATGCCGACACGCTGGCCACCGTGGTGCGGCACCGCGTGCCGGTCAACGCTGGCTCCATCGACATGCTGCACCAGCTGGGCGCCGCGTCACCCGGCCACGCGGTGTGGCTGCGCATCAACCCCGGCTTTGGCCACGGCCACAGCAACAAGACCAACACCGGCGGCGAGCACAGCAAGCACGGCATCTGGCACAGCGCGCTGGGCGAGGCGCTGGATGCGGTGCGCCAGCACGGCCTGCGTCTGGTGGGCCTGCACATGCACATTGGCTCGGGCGTGGACTACGGCCACTTGCAGCAGGTCTGCCAGGCCATGGTGCAACTGGTGGCGCAGGCGGGCGCGGCGCGGCTGCCCGATCTGCACGCCATCTCGGCCGGGGGCGGGCTGTCCATCCCCTACCAGCCGGGCCAGCCGCGCATCGACACGGCGCACTACTTCAGCCTGTGGGACGCCGCGCGCCGCGAAGTGGCCGCCCTGCTCGGCCGCCCGGTGACGCTGGAGATCGAACCTGGCCGCTACCTGGTGGCCGAAAGCGGCGTGCTGCTGGCCGAGGTGCGCGCCACCAAGCCAGCGGGCAGCAACCACTTCACGCTGGTGGATGCGGGTTTCTCGGATTTGATGCGCCCGGCCATGTACGGCGCGCACCACGGCATGCACCTGATCGCCAGCGCTGGCACGCCGCCCACGCCTGAGCGCCCGCAGCGCGAAACGGTGGTGGCCGGGCCTTTGTGCGAATCGGGCGACGTGTTTACCCAGGCCGAAGGCGGCGTGGTGCTGACGCGCGCGCTGCCCGAGGCGCGCGTGGGCGATCTGCTGGTGATCCACGATGCAGGTGCCTACGGCGCCAGCATGTCGAGCAACTACAACACGCGGCCGCTGGCGGCCGAGGTGCTGGTGGACGGCGGCACCGCGCGCCTGATCCGCCGCCGCCAGACGGTGGCCGACCTGCTGGCGCTGGAGGCCGTGTAA